CGGGCAATGGATTAATTGGCGCCGTAATTCGTCCTTTTATATCTACGCGTGGTCGTTGGTAGTCTGGGTCTGGTATGGGCACAGCAGACAATAACGCCTTTGTATATGGATGTTGTGGATTTTTAATTATCTCTTCCGTTTGCCCCATCTCAATTATTTTCCCCAGATACATTACCGCTAATTCATCACACATATAACGCGCTACCGCCAGGTCATGGGTAATGAATAAATAGGTTAAATTAAATTCATCCTTCAAATGCAGGAGTAAATTCATTATTCCTACCCTGATTGAGGCATCTAACATTGATACCGGCTCATCCGCAACAATAAATTCAGGTTCAACAACTAATGTGCGGGCGATAGAGACCCGTTGTCGCTGACCACCACTTAATTCATGGGGAAAACGGTGTATAAATTCCTGTGGTGGCGTAAGTTCTACTACCTCTAAAGCCTTAAAAATCTTCTCTTCTCTATCTCCAATATGCTGAATTATTAATGGCTCAAGCAAAGTATCCATTACCGTCATTCTGGGATTTAATGATTCATACGGGTCTT
The genomic region above belongs to bacterium and contains:
- a CDS encoding ABC transporter ATP-binding protein yields the protein MVKVEKLTKLFPLQPRFWGKCHKFVYAVDEISFSINKGRTLGLVGESGSGKTTCGKLMVRLHNATAGNVFINGKDIEHLEGRQLREFRKIVQMIFQDPYESLNPRMTVMDTLLEPLIIQHIGDREEKIFKALEVVELTPPQEFIHRFPHELSGGQRQRVSIARTLVVEPEFIVADEPVSMLDASIRVGIMNLLLHLKDEFNLTYLFITHDLAVARYMCDELAVMYLGKIIEMGQTEEIIKNPQHPYTKALLSAVPIPDPDYQRPRVDIKGRITAPINPLPECRFTPRCPLVKDICKKQIPKLKNIGNQHLVACYLI